From the Carya illinoinensis cultivar Pawnee chromosome 4, C.illinoinensisPawnee_v1, whole genome shotgun sequence genome, one window contains:
- the LOC122307122 gene encoding probable polyamine oxidase 4, producing the protein MESKELFSTNRLDGTFASHIQRQQGSIPSVIIIGGGISGVAAARFLNDASFKVILLESRDRLGGRIHTDYSFGCPVDMGASWLHGVCNENPLAPLIRGLGLTLYRTSGDNSVLYDHDLESYMLYDVDGHQVPQHIVIEVGETFKRILEEIGKVRDEHTDDLSVLQAISIVLDRLPDLRQKGLAHEVLQWYICRMEAWFAADADMISLKSWDQEHVLSGGHGLMVQGYDPVIKALAKDIDIRLSHRVTKISNGCNKVMVTVEDGRIFVADAAILTVPLGVLKAKLIEFEPKMPDWKLSAISDLGVGNENKIALQFDKVFWPNVEFLGIVAPSSYACGYFLNLHKATGHPVLVYMAAGRYAYDLEKLSDESTANFAMLQLKKMFPDATEPVQYLVSRWGTDPNSLGCYSYDLVGKSEDVYERLRAPLGNLFFAGEAVSVENQGSVHGAYSAGVMAAENCQMHLLKKLGNMEKLQLVSLRNEILKDAIPLQISRM; encoded by the exons atggaATCCAAGGAATTATTCTCCACCAATCGGCTAGACG GCACATTTGCCTCCCATATTCAGAGGCAACAGGGTTCAATACCTTCAGTTATAATAATTGGTGGTGGTATATCGGGTGTAGCTGCTGCACGTTTCCTCAATGATGCATCATTTAAG gTGATCTTGCTAGAATCAAGGGATAGACTTGGCGGACGTATTCATACAGACTACTCATTTGGTTGTCCAGTAGATATGGGAGCATCATG GCTACATGGTGTTTGCAATGAGAATCCCTTAGCTCCACTGATACGTGGTCTAGGGCTTACATTGTACCGTACAAGTGGTGATAACTCTGTGTTGTATGACCATGATTTAGAAAG cTATATGCTCTATGATGTGGATGGCCATCAAGTTCCTCAACATATAGTCATTGAAGTTGGAGAAACATTTAAGAGAATTCTAGAAGAG ATAGGGAAAGTGAGAGATGAGCATACTGATGACCTGTCTGTTCTTCAAGCAATTTCAATTGTGTTGGATAGACTTCCAGATTTAAG ACAAAAAGGACTTGCCCATGAAGTGTTGCAATGGTACATATGTAGAATGGAAGCTTGGTTTGCAGCAGATGCTGACATGATATCATTAAAAAGCTGGGATCAG GAGCATGTTCTTTCTGGCGGTCATGGGCTTATGGTGCAAGGTTATGATCCTGTAATAAAAGCTCTTGCAAAAGATATTGATATACGTTTGAGTCACCG GGTTACAAAGATATCCAACGGGTGTAATAAGGTGATGGTCACAGTTGAGGATGGGAGGATCTTTGTTGCAGATGCTGCTATTTTAACAGTACCCCTTGGGGTTCTCAAAGCCAAATTGATTGAATTTGAGCCAAAAATGCCTGACTGGAAGCTTTCTGCTATTTCTGATCTTGGTGTAGGGAATGAAAATAAGATTGCCCTgcaatttgataaagttttttGGCCAAATGTGGAATTTCTGGGCATTGTGGCACCCAGTTCATATGCCTGTGGttattttctcaatcttcaCAAGGCAACAGGCCATCCAGTCCTTGTCTACATGGCTGCTGGCAGGTATGCTTACGATCTTGAGAAGCTATCTGATGAGTCTACTGCAAATTTTGCGATGTTACAACTCAAGAAAATGTTTCCTGATGCAACTGAGCCG GTTCAGTATCTCGTGTCTCGTTGGGGCACAGACCCGAACTCTCTTGGTTGTTACTCGTATGACTTGGTTGGAAAATCTGAAGATGTCTACGAGAGGCTTCGAGCACCCTTGGGTAATCTTTTCTTTGCGGGAGAAGCAGTTAGTGTGGAAAATCAGGGATCTGTCCATGGAGCTTACTCAGCTGGAGTCATGGCTGCTGAAAACTGTCAGATGCATCTCTTAAAAAAACTTGGTAACATGGAGAAGCTCCAATTAGTTTCTCTTAGGAATGAAATTCTGAAAGACGCAATTCCTCTCCAGATCTCGAGAATGTAG